A single window of Granulicella mallensis MP5ACTX8 DNA harbors:
- a CDS encoding P-loop NTPase family protein produces MSESRTNNEQIASGVGIAQATNGATASVSIGLSADETGNIFAKMIETFARTLPITGDVVLAIPTLNVEAPPPPELRLERATLERQAQKALSSGKGVSIHGDMGSGRTELARSLSIGYGRVVWLDLHANKQVPAVMALEIVLRDLSADLITDSDAGSNRLLVIDNIDDAILEPAFEARIKSLASKDTFFVILVSLHPLPRSLSTLFECVEVNRLDDQEILKLMKLYGAPKAVFRDGLLNVAIGVTHGMPDLVTLLLKDWQSKSWNLDDAAWEDTLRSNYAKDLRAETQRRLLATQAPGSRDLLYRLTLLNRDFSEKEAIAIAEIEPTIDRARERLYSLSGNWLHRIKKDRWRTSPLLAGSGDGNLSRPIRKEIHSSAVLWVLAKGTLNQFDVSEAITHLMQAERWNEAAMVYIRALDALRLAGVDVHAGMLLSLWKSLPLPKEMALWLRIFIRGLQVINGLRRNEGHQPALEDLVSLIADAREQRDQMSVFAVSGLIAMKYIEKEPGKALPFIASALRAERDGPAELRRELKDHKASELFWGAAMRIKTRADVLAWMAEVNELSNDERNGLMIAEYAEPSAMRMFDSLWSIEQEKAGDQRDWQSVLDCLKRCEEIASDWKTPLVSACILRSQLSVRIVHLKETDSPQIEAERFYGANESHELAQFIVSDGLATWLIDIDRWDLASTWVTRAYRFDKPDFPLHQQLNALRYGHLLLREGAPSAVPFERAIAIGNSSEDLTLFNQLKARAELATFFWKTGQIGELFATWSDVVRGLLEHREDDERWKNFFMLAANNMSFYSSALARTQVDEDLVTEPRPGMFIGGVQSLSSRYRPGLVFLMPGGMAQWADELGKEREAAEWAGITEKIGGKTSGSALAQMYQMHAIPLDVREHRFIDALRHANETALGMLCDLPVELSEERQAELATANTRRKTQKPFSRLARLHLGLFPVLLEMSIGAEQTPAEVRKEIEGLQDEAEKLREDDPEIWGIGLDVLAEILEGRLRWQQIQGAPPVGKDGQADIRVLLRAFGLWVIAADSAERLLVVQASCIPYLSVYFPQMGQIGTTIAISIARMWAAKIEHSPYHFRRPSETVAQIQSLASEARIGEMMLVLADSIGVGTDGETREQFKHYRLRKPIAA; encoded by the coding sequence ATGTCGGAATCGCGAACCAACAACGAGCAGATCGCAAGCGGAGTCGGCATTGCGCAGGCTACCAATGGCGCGACGGCATCGGTGTCGATAGGCTTGTCAGCAGATGAAACCGGAAACATTTTCGCGAAGATGATCGAGACTTTTGCGCGGACATTGCCGATAACTGGCGACGTGGTCCTGGCGATTCCAACGTTAAACGTGGAGGCGCCGCCTCCTCCCGAGCTACGACTGGAGCGCGCTACGCTCGAGCGACAGGCGCAGAAAGCGCTCAGTTCAGGTAAAGGGGTGTCGATTCACGGAGACATGGGTTCCGGGCGCACCGAACTGGCGAGAAGTCTGAGCATAGGGTATGGCCGCGTAGTGTGGTTGGATTTGCATGCGAACAAGCAAGTGCCTGCTGTGATGGCGCTTGAAATCGTACTGCGGGACCTGTCAGCCGACCTAATAACCGATAGCGATGCTGGCAGCAATCGCCTACTAGTCATCGACAACATCGACGACGCCATACTGGAGCCGGCATTTGAGGCCCGTATCAAGTCTTTGGCTAGCAAGGACACGTTTTTCGTTATCTTGGTTTCGCTGCATCCTCTTCCACGCAGTCTCTCAACTCTCTTCGAATGTGTTGAGGTGAATCGACTCGACGATCAAGAGATCCTGAAGCTCATGAAGCTGTATGGAGCACCGAAGGCCGTCTTTCGAGATGGCCTTCTAAATGTTGCCATCGGTGTGACGCATGGGATGCCGGACCTGGTTACTCTGCTCCTCAAAGATTGGCAGTCAAAAAGTTGGAATCTGGATGATGCCGCTTGGGAAGACACTCTCCGCTCGAACTACGCGAAAGATCTGCGCGCAGAGACTCAACGCCGGTTGCTGGCAACACAAGCGCCGGGGTCTCGAGACCTGCTGTATCGTCTCACACTGCTCAATCGCGACTTTAGCGAAAAGGAAGCAATCGCGATTGCCGAGATCGAGCCGACGATTGATCGTGCGCGCGAGCGTCTGTATTCGCTAAGCGGTAATTGGTTGCACCGCATCAAGAAGGACCGGTGGCGCACATCACCACTTCTTGCCGGTTCGGGGGACGGCAACCTGTCACGCCCGATCAGGAAGGAGATCCACTCCTCTGCCGTCCTATGGGTGTTAGCCAAGGGCACCCTGAATCAGTTCGATGTGTCCGAAGCGATTACCCACTTGATGCAAGCAGAACGATGGAACGAAGCCGCGATGGTGTATATTCGTGCGCTCGACGCGTTGCGCCTGGCTGGGGTCGATGTCCACGCGGGTATGCTATTGTCCCTTTGGAAGAGCCTGCCTTTACCGAAGGAGATGGCTCTTTGGCTGAGAATATTCATACGAGGTCTACAGGTCATCAATGGCCTTCGCCGAAATGAAGGCCATCAGCCCGCGCTGGAAGACCTCGTCTCGCTGATAGCAGATGCCCGTGAGCAACGAGACCAGATGTCGGTTTTCGCGGTTTCCGGTCTCATTGCGATGAAGTACATCGAGAAAGAACCAGGCAAAGCGCTCCCTTTCATCGCGAGTGCTCTACGGGCGGAACGGGACGGTCCCGCCGAATTGCGGCGTGAGTTGAAGGACCACAAAGCCTCGGAACTCTTCTGGGGCGCTGCGATGAGAATAAAAACCCGTGCGGACGTTCTCGCATGGATGGCTGAGGTAAATGAATTAAGTAACGACGAGCGGAACGGTTTAATGATCGCGGAATATGCCGAGCCTTCAGCGATGAGAATGTTCGACTCTTTGTGGTCCATCGAACAGGAAAAGGCTGGCGATCAACGAGACTGGCAGAGTGTTCTCGACTGTTTGAAGCGGTGCGAAGAGATTGCTTCGGACTGGAAGACACCCCTGGTATCGGCGTGTATCTTGAGGTCTCAGCTTTCCGTTCGGATCGTGCATTTGAAGGAGACGGATTCACCGCAGATTGAGGCAGAGCGATTCTACGGCGCGAATGAGTCGCACGAACTCGCGCAGTTCATCGTGTCGGACGGCTTGGCAACTTGGCTCATCGACATTGATCGGTGGGACCTTGCGTCGACATGGGTGACGCGCGCCTACCGCTTCGATAAACCGGACTTCCCATTGCATCAACAGCTCAATGCATTGCGCTATGGGCATCTTCTTCTACGCGAAGGCGCGCCGTCGGCGGTTCCCTTTGAACGTGCAATCGCGATTGGGAACTCCAGCGAGGACCTCACGTTGTTCAATCAGCTCAAGGCGCGCGCGGAGTTGGCTACGTTCTTTTGGAAGACTGGCCAGATCGGTGAGCTTTTTGCGACTTGGTCGGATGTTGTGCGCGGCTTGCTTGAACATCGTGAAGATGATGAACGCTGGAAGAACTTCTTCATGTTGGCGGCAAACAACATGTCATTTTACTCGTCGGCGCTTGCCCGGACCCAAGTTGACGAAGACTTGGTGACGGAACCGCGCCCAGGCATGTTTATCGGCGGAGTCCAATCTCTCTCCAGCCGTTATCGACCCGGATTGGTTTTTCTCATGCCAGGCGGCATGGCTCAGTGGGCGGACGAACTGGGGAAAGAGCGCGAAGCAGCAGAATGGGCGGGGATTACGGAGAAAATCGGGGGGAAGACCTCGGGGAGCGCTTTGGCTCAGATGTACCAGATGCACGCGATTCCTCTCGATGTACGGGAGCACCGTTTCATCGATGCGTTACGGCATGCGAACGAAACGGCCCTAGGGATGCTGTGTGATCTTCCCGTTGAGCTCTCTGAGGAGCGACAGGCCGAATTGGCGACAGCCAATACTAGAAGGAAAACGCAGAAGCCGTTCTCAAGGCTGGCACGACTTCATTTAGGGCTCTTTCCAGTGCTGCTGGAGATGAGCATCGGTGCAGAGCAGACACCTGCAGAAGTGCGCAAGGAGATCGAAGGGCTTCAAGACGAAGCGGAGAAACTGAGAGAGGATGACCCGGAGATTTGGGGAATTGGGCTCGATGTCCTGGCTGAAATCCTTGAGGGGCGACTGCGGTGGCAGCAGATTCAGGGGGCCCCTCCTGTCGGCAAGGATGGGCAAGCGGACATCAGGGTTCTGCTTCGCGCGTTCGGTCTCTGGGTGATCGCGGCAGATTCTGCGGAGCGCCTCCTGGTCGTACAGGCCTCTTGCATTCCTTATCTTTCGGTCTACTTCCCGCAGATGGGTCAGATTGGTACAACGATCGCAATCTCTATCGCAAGGATGTGGGCCGCAAAGATCGAACACAGTCCCTACCACTTCCGCCGACCATCCGAGACGGTCGCACAGATTCAGTCGTTGGCTTCTGAAGCGCGGATCGGTGAGATGATGCTCGTTCTCGCCGATTCAATTGGAGTTGGAACCGATGGTGAAACCCGCGAGCAATTCAAACACTACCGTCTGAGGAAACCCATAGCTGCTTGA
- a CDS encoding HipA domain-containing protein produces MGFLLREGQSWALSPAYDVTHAYNPTGEWTYQHQMSVSEKFSGITQEDLLEVADRFGVRRAENTLSDVNLAIDNWSEIAEDANIPVSGRNRLAKGFVLIGRQR; encoded by the coding sequence ATTGGCTTTCTCCTCCGAGAAGGCCAATCTTGGGCACTCTCTCCTGCCTATGATGTAACCCATGCCTACAATCCCACCGGCGAATGGACCTATCAGCACCAAATGAGTGTGAGCGAAAAATTTAGCGGCATTACCCAAGAGGACCTGCTGGAAGTGGCTGACCGTTTTGGAGTGAGACGAGCCGAGAACACCTTGTCCGATGTCAACCTGGCCATCGACAATTGGTCGGAGATTGCCGAGGACGCAAATATCCCTGTGTCCGGTCGGAACCGTCTCGCCAAAGGCTTTGTCCTGATTGGGCGGCAACGCTGA
- a CDS encoding TonB-dependent receptor domain-containing protein, whose translation MPKLMSNLQQRLFLGICLLTFFLSVCCGAQEYRGTITGRVTDQSGAVIPKAAITAVGPQQTYHAVTSANGEYTIPYVQLGVYRVSAKAPDFGEVTKSNINIEVSSKINLNFALQVGGVSESVVVSADAVGLNTDDASGGTVMDPEKVQNLPLNGRQVYGLLSLVPGVKNYATTGAQQATGQDESNAYSINGQSGNYNQFSLNGASVSQQGGGGSGTWNISPSVDAVEEFKVMTNTYDAQYGREAGGTVNTVLKSGTDQFHGTVYDFWRNSILDANYYQLNQQGQSKAFHNQHQFGGTVGGPILHKKLYFFGSYEGWREVYPVAVVTGTVTPDMLPGPDGSVNLTNYLANTSGHNIYDPLTTHCVVPGQNPCESYARNPFPNNTIPANRISPIGLNILKLWPHPNVPGNTYSNNYIGDNPGRFQYNQPIVRVDYAFSDRTRMYGMFAWWSGTSDSNSSGLPGGIAQGNINNYKSSLTQVLDLTHTFTSTLFGDIRVSYNRATNISYDGALAAGLDNSLTAESLGLSMPQIPTTSNRYAPEIGISNCCTANIIGNTVNPNMYETYELSPSVNQVLGHHNLHYGADFMLFHDIPGGDGQPNGNFSFGSQYTQQDPYNNVGDGDGIAELLLGVPDSGSVDDFLTAYESYNYYAAYAQDDWKVMHNLTINLGLRWETESSPRDRNNRLTAGFCTTCVNPVTNQLDYSGAAASLSNPILGGLQFANGNFTAYQNYWGSLLPKVGVSYALGDKLVVRGGWGLSSALGVELGAQSTWQETTGYTASLNGGLTPSGYFGTGNPYPNGFTAPPGNSQGLESGIGNGVQYDQRDRKIPRVQSYSFGFQGAGPFQSVWDLEYVGAHTTRLRSTIQLNSITPAEFADAHVNPGKYNAQVPNPFYGIAGPATTLGSSQTISAVRLLVPFPEFDYVADYADPQGYSNYNSLQAKFEKRLTNSNVLVKGLSVLASFTWSKMMTATDRLNDSQDSFVDVNPTYHIDPYDRGWDFSFSGLYTLPIGKGGLIASNAHGLLGQALDSWQLDWIFQNDGGQPIGYPNGYVYNCGGPYNIRPAHKTYYSYLNNSDNYSAYTSGTQPSCFTPLAQYTAITAMPNTGVVRTPWAQQTSLGVEKRFNITNDIKLQFKSEAFNLTNTPIFGGPNTGNVTDPLTRNNNVADPNAPGAWSGYGTVGANQQNSPRQIQLSLKVLF comes from the coding sequence ATGCCTAAGCTAATGTCAAATCTGCAACAGCGTCTCTTCCTCGGAATTTGCCTGTTAACGTTCTTTCTCTCGGTATGTTGTGGGGCTCAGGAATATCGAGGCACGATCACTGGACGGGTAACGGATCAATCAGGAGCGGTGATACCCAAAGCTGCGATCACTGCCGTAGGCCCGCAGCAGACTTATCATGCGGTGACAAGTGCCAATGGGGAATACACGATTCCCTATGTTCAATTGGGCGTGTACCGGGTATCTGCCAAGGCGCCGGACTTTGGCGAGGTTACGAAAAGCAATATTAATATCGAAGTCTCTTCAAAGATCAATCTGAACTTCGCTCTGCAAGTTGGTGGTGTCTCCGAATCGGTAGTAGTTTCTGCTGATGCCGTGGGGCTCAATACAGATGACGCCTCGGGTGGAACTGTAATGGATCCGGAGAAGGTCCAAAATCTTCCTTTGAATGGCCGCCAAGTCTACGGACTTTTGTCTCTGGTTCCAGGGGTGAAAAACTATGCCACTACGGGTGCACAACAGGCCACCGGGCAGGACGAGAGCAATGCATATTCCATCAATGGGCAATCAGGAAACTACAATCAGTTCTCTCTGAATGGCGCCTCGGTCTCACAGCAGGGAGGAGGCGGTTCGGGAACCTGGAACATCTCGCCCAGCGTCGATGCTGTCGAAGAGTTCAAGGTGATGACCAATACCTATGACGCTCAGTACGGCCGCGAGGCGGGTGGAACCGTCAATACCGTGCTCAAGAGTGGAACCGACCAATTCCACGGGACGGTCTATGATTTTTGGCGCAATTCGATCTTGGATGCGAATTATTATCAGTTGAATCAGCAGGGGCAAAGTAAAGCATTTCACAATCAGCACCAGTTTGGTGGCACCGTTGGTGGACCTATTCTTCATAAGAAGCTCTACTTCTTTGGTAGCTATGAAGGTTGGCGGGAAGTGTATCCGGTGGCCGTTGTAACGGGGACTGTAACTCCGGACATGTTGCCGGGACCGGATGGCAGTGTGAACCTGACAAATTATCTGGCGAACACCAGTGGGCACAATATCTATGATCCTCTGACAACACACTGCGTCGTCCCAGGTCAGAATCCATGTGAGAGTTACGCGAGGAATCCGTTCCCAAACAATACGATTCCGGCGAACAGAATCAGCCCGATCGGCCTCAATATTTTGAAGCTCTGGCCTCATCCCAATGTTCCGGGTAATACCTATAGCAACAACTATATTGGGGATAATCCCGGCCGGTTTCAGTACAACCAGCCGATCGTTCGCGTTGACTATGCGTTCAGCGACAGAACCCGCATGTATGGGATGTTCGCGTGGTGGTCAGGTACATCCGATAGTAATTCGTCCGGTCTGCCAGGTGGAATTGCGCAGGGAAATATCAATAACTACAAATCAAGCTTGACACAGGTCCTCGATTTGACGCATACGTTTACGTCAACACTCTTCGGAGACATTCGCGTTTCCTACAATCGAGCAACAAATATCAGCTACGACGGCGCGCTTGCTGCTGGTCTCGATAACAGTCTTACAGCGGAGAGTCTAGGGTTAAGCATGCCGCAGATTCCGACGACATCCAACCGATATGCTCCAGAGATTGGTATCTCCAACTGTTGCACTGCGAACATTATCGGAAATACCGTCAATCCAAATATGTACGAGACCTATGAATTGTCACCTTCTGTGAATCAGGTGTTGGGGCACCACAACCTGCACTACGGCGCAGATTTTATGCTATTCCACGACATACCTGGGGGCGATGGACAGCCCAATGGGAACTTTTCCTTCGGGAGCCAATACACGCAACAGGATCCCTATAACAATGTCGGCGATGGCGACGGTATAGCGGAACTCTTATTAGGGGTGCCCGACAGCGGTTCCGTGGACGATTTTCTGACCGCCTACGAGAGTTACAACTACTATGCAGCCTATGCACAGGACGATTGGAAGGTCATGCATAACCTGACGATCAATTTGGGCCTGCGATGGGAGACTGAGAGTTCGCCGCGTGACCGCAATAATCGCTTGACGGCAGGCTTCTGTACGACGTGCGTCAATCCGGTTACCAATCAACTGGATTACTCTGGTGCTGCTGCCTCTCTCTCTAATCCGATTTTGGGAGGATTGCAGTTTGCAAATGGCAACTTCACTGCTTATCAAAACTACTGGGGCAGCCTGCTGCCCAAGGTCGGTGTGTCGTACGCTTTGGGAGACAAACTCGTTGTTCGCGGTGGCTGGGGGTTGAGTTCGGCGCTCGGAGTTGAACTAGGAGCACAGTCGACCTGGCAAGAAACAACAGGCTATACTGCCTCCCTGAACGGTGGCTTGACACCAAGTGGTTATTTCGGCACCGGTAATCCGTATCCTAACGGCTTTACAGCCCCTCCGGGCAATTCCCAGGGGTTGGAATCGGGTATTGGGAATGGGGTTCAATATGATCAGCGCGATCGGAAGATTCCTCGCGTGCAGTCGTATTCTTTTGGGTTCCAAGGGGCCGGTCCATTTCAGTCTGTGTGGGACCTTGAATATGTCGGAGCCCATACGACTCGGCTTCGTTCCACCATCCAATTGAACTCCATTACCCCTGCAGAGTTTGCGGACGCGCATGTGAACCCAGGAAAATACAATGCTCAGGTGCCGAATCCTTTTTACGGTATTGCAGGACCGGCAACAACGCTCGGTAGCAGTCAGACGATTTCGGCCGTAAGGCTACTAGTTCCATTTCCCGAGTTCGACTATGTCGCCGACTATGCCGATCCGCAAGGATACAGCAACTACAACTCGTTGCAGGCGAAGTTTGAGAAGCGCCTCACGAACTCAAACGTTCTGGTGAAGGGTCTGAGCGTTCTAGCTTCATTCACTTGGTCCAAGATGATGACGGCGACGGACAGGCTCAACGATAGTCAGGATAGTTTCGTCGACGTCAATCCGACGTACCATATTGACCCCTACGACCGCGGTTGGGACTTTTCCTTCAGCGGTCTCTACACGTTGCCCATCGGCAAGGGTGGCCTCATTGCCAGCAACGCCCATGGCCTTTTAGGGCAGGCTCTCGACAGTTGGCAGTTGGACTGGATATTTCAGAATGATGGTGGCCAACCCATCGGTTATCCCAATGGTTATGTCTACAACTGTGGTGGGCCCTACAATATTCGTCCTGCACATAAGACCTATTACAGCTATCTGAATAACTCCGACAACTACAGCGCCTATACGAGTGGCACGCAGCCGAGTTGCTTCACACCCTTGGCCCAGTACACCGCCATAACGGCGATGCCCAACACTGGTGTGGTCCGCACCCCCTGGGCTCAACAGACGTCCTTGGGCGTGGAAAAGCGTTTCAACATCACCAACGATATAAAGCTTCAATTCAAGTCAGAAGCTTTCAACCTTACGAATACACCTATCTTCGGTGGGCCCAACACAGGGAATGTCACCGACCCGTTGACGCGGAATAATAATGTCGCAGACCCAAATGCTCCGGGCGCTTGGTCGGGATACGGGACGGTCGGTGCAAATCAGCAAAACAGCCCTCGACAGATACAGCTTTCGTTGAAGGTTCTTTTCTGA
- a CDS encoding alpha-L-fucosidase translates to MTISRREFNYGLMTAATLLGGARRLDALSAPTQVREPLLDLQQKFLDLRFGMFIHLNMATFEEREWGDPKASPKLFDPAHLDTDQWAEAAASANMGYGCLTTKHHDGFCLWPTRTSSPSVKDSSFPHDIVRSYTDSFRKRGLKVCLYLSILDLRADIRPYQITSQKIDLIKVQLTELLTNYGEITMLIFDGWDCGWARLHYDQLPFRTIYDHIKSLQPNCLVSDHNAGQYPGPALYYSDIKEYEQHAGQKIPADSLVPSQSGTTLQSEWFWKSDYPRQELTSAKQIVDEWLIPFNQGHCNLILNVAPNRDGRFDPNAIARLEEIGKLWKNPGPSPKIAASIQITTPNLAFAKRSFASSSADTSGPDLANDNNFRSSWICDEGQKSGWLEIDFDQSVAFNTVSIVESRYDSDSGAKSRIDSYRVQHWHDGSWSDLAIGKGGNTFQLHQFERISAERIRLVLSGSTLPPGITEFGVYNEPL, encoded by the coding sequence GTGACGATCAGCCGGCGAGAATTCAACTATGGGCTCATGACAGCTGCGACGTTGCTAGGAGGCGCGCGCAGATTGGACGCTTTGTCCGCTCCGACTCAAGTGCGGGAGCCGTTGTTAGATCTGCAACAGAAGTTTTTGGACTTGCGTTTCGGGATGTTCATTCACCTGAACATGGCTACCTTTGAGGAGCGTGAGTGGGGAGACCCAAAGGCATCTCCGAAGCTGTTCGATCCAGCTCATCTGGACACGGATCAGTGGGCAGAGGCGGCCGCGTCCGCCAACATGGGATATGGATGTCTGACGACGAAACACCATGACGGCTTTTGTCTCTGGCCCACAAGGACTAGTAGCCCAAGTGTCAAGGACTCGTCCTTCCCGCATGACATCGTCCGCTCTTATACCGATTCCTTTCGGAAGCGCGGGCTGAAAGTTTGCCTCTATCTCTCTATTCTCGATCTGAGGGCTGATATCCGTCCGTATCAGATCACATCGCAGAAGATCGACCTGATTAAAGTCCAGCTAACCGAGCTTCTGACCAACTACGGAGAGATCACGATGTTGATCTTCGACGGGTGGGACTGTGGTTGGGCGCGGTTGCACTACGATCAACTCCCCTTTAGGACAATCTACGATCATATAAAGAGCCTTCAGCCCAATTGTTTGGTCTCTGACCACAACGCGGGCCAGTATCCTGGCCCCGCTCTCTATTACTCAGATATCAAGGAGTACGAGCAACACGCCGGCCAGAAGATTCCAGCTGACAGTCTGGTTCCATCGCAGTCTGGCACTACGTTGCAGAGCGAATGGTTTTGGAAGTCTGACTATCCTCGGCAAGAGCTAACGTCAGCCAAGCAGATTGTCGACGAATGGCTAATTCCGTTCAATCAAGGACATTGCAATCTCATCCTGAATGTTGCTCCGAACCGGGATGGGCGATTTGATCCAAACGCAATTGCGAGGCTTGAGGAGATTGGCAAGCTTTGGAAGAACCCCGGTCCTTCCCCGAAGATAGCCGCCTCCATCCAGATCACGACTCCGAATCTGGCATTTGCCAAGCGTTCTTTTGCCAGCAGCAGTGCCGATACGTCCGGACCCGATCTCGCGAATGACAATAACTTTCGAAGTTCCTGGATATGCGATGAAGGGCAGAAGTCAGGCTGGCTAGAGATTGATTTTGATCAATCGGTCGCATTCAATACCGTTTCGATCGTGGAGTCCCGCTACGACTCGGACTCTGGAGCGAAGAGCCGAATTGACAGCTATCGAGTGCAGCATTGGCATGACGGCTCATGGTCCGATCTCGCAATAGGCAAAGGTGGGAATACATTCCAGCTGCACCAGTTCGAACGGATCAGTGCGGAGCGTATTCGGTTGGTATTGTCTGGCTCGACGTTACCTCCTGGCATTACCGAATTCGGAGTCTACAATGAACCCCTGTGA